AGCAGTAAAACACCTATAAATTTAAGCATAACTTCCCTCCATAATCATTTGGTTCCGGTATTGCGATTGAAAAGAGTAGATCCAAGGCAGCGTAATTATAACATAATTCAAAGCAATCTGAATCCCAGGATTTTAAAATTATACAACTTTGAGCAGCTTAATAGCGTCTTAGTGTAAGATGAATAATAATTACAATAATATCATAAGAAGGGAAAAACAAGATGAACTTATTAGCAAGGAAGCTACAGCTGTTTAGTTTGGCTGTTTGTTCTACTTTTATGGCTGTTACGTCAGTCCCACAAGTGATAAGCGCGGATCCCTCATCCGCGAAGCTGAGTGGAATTAAGGAGATTGTTGCCACTTCTGGATTTTGGGGAGGGAGCTCCTTCGCACTGGGGACTGACGGAACCGTATGGTCTTGGGGGAGCAATGTTTTTGGACAATTTGCAAATGGAACTGCAGGTCCTGAAGGGTGGACGATTACTCCCCATAGCATAGCAGCGCTTGATCGTACGAAGCAGTTAGAGATCGGTGGAATTTATTATGTTGCGCTGAACGAAGACGGGACGGTTAAAGCTTGGGGAGATTACCGGGATAAGAATGCTATAGAAGCAGGCAATGGGGTAAGCACTAAACAGTACAAGGTGCTGCTTCCTCAGGTTATCTCTGGGATGACCGATGTAGTCAGTATAGCTTCAGGCATACACAATACCTTAGCTTTGAGAAAGGATGGAAGCGTACTACAGTGGAATCCTCCAGAAATCACTGATGTAGGTTTTACAGCGTTGCCTGCTGCTACCAAGGTTCAGGGTTTAAGTGAGGTAATGTGGGTCGGTAACAGTGACTATCAGGCCGCAATTCGCACCAACGGTACTCTTTGGATTTGGAGCGCTAACCCACAAATAGAGAATACAAAAGCGGTGAAGAAGCCGACCCCAGTCAAGGATTTATACCATGTGAAGTCCGTTTCTATGAACTGGAGGAGTATACTGGCGTTAACTGAGACTGGAAGTGTCTGGGCAACGGTTGACAGCAATAATTATAACGAAATCATGATGAAGAAGATGCCAGGTCTTACGGATATTGTATCTGTTCAGACGAATAATGGGTTCAATCTTGTTGCCAATAAAAAAGGAGAATACTGGGTATGGAAAGCTGGCACTTTATTGCAAGGTCTGCAAAAGATCACAGTCATAAAGCCGATCTCCAAACTTACGCTGGATTTAGGTGGCTTTGTAGCTGTTAAAAAAGATGGCACCGTGTGGACTTGGAGTACCCAATCATCAACCGACAGTAAATGGGTCTTTACTAAACCTAAACAAATCAAAGGCTTGAGCAATCCGATTTCTTTTGCCACGGGGGAAAATAGTAAATATGCAGTTTTGAAGGATGGGACAGCAGTAGCTTGGGGGACGAATATGTTTGGTCAACTTGGTATCAGTGCGCTTGATTCACGTCCTTTTACTATATCACCTATCTTGAAGCCTGTTACTGTAATCGTGGATGGGAAGAAGATCGACTCCGCGCAATCTGCTATATTCTTGGATGGAAGTGTAAGAGTACCGATCAGGGAAGTGGCGGAAAATCTGGGCTACACCCTCTCATGGGACGGCGATATGACGCTCTTGAAAGAAGGTAAGAAAACCATCTTTAAAGAGGGA
This genomic stretch from Paenibacillus sp. FSL H7-0737 harbors:
- a CDS encoding stalk domain-containing protein, whose product is MNLLARKLQLFSLAVCSTFMAVTSVPQVISADPSSAKLSGIKEIVATSGFWGGSSFALGTDGTVWSWGSNVFGQFANGTAGPEGWTITPHSIAALDRTKQLEIGGIYYVALNEDGTVKAWGDYRDKNAIEAGNGVSTKQYKVLLPQVISGMTDVVSIASGIHNTLALRKDGSVLQWNPPEITDVGFTALPAATKVQGLSEVMWVGNSDYQAAIRTNGTLWIWSANPQIENTKAVKKPTPVKDLYHVKSVSMNWRSILALTETGSVWATVDSNNYNEIMMKKMPGLTDIVSVQTNNGFNLVANKKGEYWVWKAGTLLQGLQKITVIKPISKLTLDLGGFVAVKKDGTVWTWSTQSSTDSKWVFTKPKQIKGLSNPISFATGENSKYAVLKDGTAVAWGTNMFGQLGISALDSRPFTISPILKPVTVIVDGKKIDSAQSAIFLDGSVRVPIREVAENLGYTLSWDGDMTLLKEGKKTIFKEGAIKVSYASLVPAAALAKALGVTAEWNSKLYQLTIQTKR